The sequence AGCCACGTATCATACAAAAAAGCTGACTTACAGACAGCACAGAAAACAATTTTGTCGCCTTCTTTTATATCATCACCAGTAATGGGGTCGCTTCTGTTTTCATTTAGAAACGCTTGATGTCTTGGACTTTGTATGATGTGAGTGTGCATAAGTCTCCGTTTTTGCTTTTTTCTTCTAAAAAATGTAGAAAAAATAATTTGAGTAATTCCTTATCTAAAATACGAAAAAGTATATAGATTCTAAATTTTGGAGAAAATAACTGGATATATGCTACGAAAGGATAAATTATTTTTTCAAGTAAGTATCGTAAGCCAACTTCTGAATATCATCTGGATTTTCCCAATAGAGCTCATCTAAATCGTTTAGTTTTTTACTTTCTTCTTCTGTGATGTAGTCCTTCAATACTACTGGAATATCCCATAATTTTTCCAATCGCTCATCCTCTTTACATTTTGAAATGATTAATTCACACTCTGTAATAATTTCTAGTGCCTTGGTAGCACCTATTTTTTTAAGGACTTTCTGCGTTTCTAAAAAGTTTCCTTCTCCCCAATTACAAAAAAATTGAATAAAACCTCCATTGTACATATCAGCTTCCAACCTCCAAATGCGTACAACTTCTAGTTCGTCTTGACTCAGACTCTCTAGCTTTCCATCGTTTTCACCGAATAGTTTATCCATCACTTTGAATGAATAGTCTTCAAATTGTTGTCTTATATCTTTCATAAAATGCTAAACATCCTCTAAAATATATTTAACTGTGTTTTCAACATAGCTCTCTATTTGCTCCTCCTCCATGAGCTTTATAGGAGCTTTTTCTAAAATTTGTAATGCTCTATCATATTGTTTATATAATTTTTTCTCTCTAGGTTTTGCAACAAAAACATCAAAGATATAATTTTCCTTTTCTGCTTGTTCTTGGAGTTGAAAAAACTTACCAAAATATCGGTTTGCCTTATTATCAATACTCTGAGCCTTTAAAAGGTCAAAGCTAATGGGTTTTATTAGGTGAGTAGCTCCATTTTCCCAATACAAATCTATATCCATAGAAGTTACAGAGTTCGATATTTTCTTTTTCTCTAGATTTTTAAAGTATTTCTCATACACCAATGGATTTCTACTTCTAATGCTGCTTCTAACATTTTTGACGACTTCTCTTTCTGTATATCTTCTAGTGTTATTAGTTTTATATTCTTCAAATGGGAAAAAGTATTTTTCGTATAGCTGTTGCTTTATTTTTTCTGTATCATCATTATAAAGTAATGAGGTTGAATAATTGTCAAAAAATAATGAAGAATCATCTTGAACCGTAATTTCAGAAACTATCTCTTTAAAGGAATAATCCTTTAAGTAAAAACCATGTTCAGTAATAAAAGTGCTAACTTCTTGTAAAATACTTTTTATATTATTTTCTAGAAAATTAGGATAAACATCTTT comes from Bernardetia sp. and encodes:
- a CDS encoding DUF4375 domain-containing protein translates to MKDIRQQFEDYSFKVMDKLFGENDGKLESLSQDELEVVRIWRLEADMYNGGFIQFFCNWGEGNFLETQKVLKKIGATKALEIITECELIISKCKEDERLEKLWDIPVVLKDYITEEESKKLNDLDELYWENPDDIQKLAYDTYLKK